The genomic interval TGGTACCGGCAACCCTCAGGAATCCGTCGGTGACAGTCGGCGGCAAAACCATCGTCTTCCCCGTGGCGATGAAGTCCGGTAGCTATATCGAGTTTTATTCCCCGTCGGACTGCACGCTTTATGGCCCGAAAGGAGAGATTCTCTCGAAGGTAAAACCGCAGGGGGATGTTCCGGTTTTTGAAAACGGTAAAAACACCATGACCTTCAGCTGCGTAAAACCGGATGGACTTTCGGCCCGGGCTCAGGTGACCGTGATCAGCTACGGTGAGCCGTTATAAAGATGGAAATGTAACTCGGTCTGTTCACCATATTCAACCGAACACGGATTTACATGGATTGGGCGAAGTTAAGTGGATTTGAATTTTTTTAATAAAAAATGTTTCTACACGTAAAAGTGTCATTCCCGTGAAAACGGGAATCCATCATCTGATGCTCATGAGAGAGCGATGTTAATACTGGATTCCCAATTCACTTCGTTCTTGGGAATGACAATACTATCCAATAAATTCAGATTTCCATTCATGGTTTGTACCATACCATCTACGAAAGGATCGACCATGGCGAGTAAGCGAATGGTGTCCAGAAGACAGTTTGTCCACATCGGCGCTGCAGTAATGGGAGGTTTGCCTGTTGCCGGTCATGTGTCCGAAAGTTTTTCAAACCAGAACACCTCAACCGATTCGGGAGCCGGGATGCTTCAAAAAAATGAACTCAGCGTTATCGGGCTTTATGGCCCATGGGCAGCTTCGCTGACCGAAGGAAAACTTCCCGCCTTTTCATTGCGGAGCGGAAAGTGGACCGAAATCGAAGTATGGCGGAAAGCGGCGCGTCAGTGTCTCGAAGGGCGGCTTGCCATTCCCGATATCGGAGGATTACCCAAGGTCACAGTTCGCAACAAATACTCCTTTGACGGTCTATATGTGGAAGAACTTTCGTGGCAGCTGCCTTACGGCCGCCCGACGGAAGCCATCGTGCTCAAACCGATGAATGCCAAAGGACGATTACCGGGAATCCTGGCTTTTCATGACCACGGCGGGAAAAAATACTTCGGCACACGTAAAATCATACGGACAACAGAGAAGCTGCATCCCCTGATCGAGGAACATCAGCACGAATATTACGGCGATCGGGCATGGGCCAATGAAATTGCACGGCGCGGTTATGTTGTGCTGGTATCCGATGCCTTTCCCTTCGGGAGCCGTCGTGTGATGCCGGGGGATGTGCCTGAGCCGGTGCGTCAGGGACTGACCGACGATAATCCCGAAAATCCGGACAACATCACGGCATACAACCAATGGTCTTCCGATCACGAATCGGTAATGGCTAAATCGCTGTTTTGCGCGGGAACGACATGGCCGGGAGTATTCTTTGCCGAAGACAGGAAGGCGCTCGATATTCTATGCGCCCGTGACGATGTCGATGCGGACCGAATCGGGTGCGGGGGGCTTTCGGGAGGAGGGATGCGGACGGTATTCATGGGCGGCCTGGATTCAAGGATCAAGTGCGCCGTGTGTGTGGGATTCATGACGACATGGAAGGATTTTCTTCTCAACAAATCGTTCACCCATACATGGATGACCTATGTGCCGATACTGCCGCATGAGCTCGATTTCCCCGAGATTCTGGGGCTTCGCGTGCCATCCCCTACCCTGGTGCTCAATGACAGCGACGACTTCCTGTACACGCTTCCGGAGATGAAACGGGCGGATTCAATCCTCAGGGAGGTCTACACCAGAGCCGGTGCGGACGACCGGTACCACTGTTCGTATTATCCGGGAGAACACAAATTCGATGTCCCGATGCAGGAGGAAGCTTTCAACTGGTTTGACCGGTGGCTGAAGGCCTGAGTTGACAGAGTATTGAAATGAAATGGTTATCCGGACCCGGTATTTTAAAGGCCTGCCGGATTCCGCGAATGCACCACGCTTATCCATGGATTGCAGTAACGCGGTTATTTCTGTTTTTTAGGATGTTGTTCGACAAAAAAAGGTAAGTAAATCTGTTCTGTTCCTAATAATATTGAAAGTTTATACTCACCGGGGCATTTAAATATAAATTGTACTATCCCTGCTGTAAGATTTGCTCCCTTATATTGTTTGTTAATAATCTGCGGTGGTACTTCAAGAGCAACTTCTCCTTCCGGATCAATGATTCGATAGTGAATTTTGCCTTCTTTTATTTCTCCGGTAATCTTTACAAAAAAAGATAACATTGGATGAATATAGGGAAATTCACTATGAACAATTATTCTATCATCTCCATACATTCCGATGATAAACAGTTTGTCATTTTTTTCAATACGGATGTCATCACAGAGTATGAATTTATTTATCTCGATAGCCATTAAGGAGTTCCTCCATCGGAACATTCAGTGCTTTTGCAATCGCGGAAAGATTTTTTGAAGATATATTAGGTCTCTTTATGTTTTCCCATCTACTAATATGGGATTGAGAATCACCGATTATTTTTGCGAGCTCATATTGTGTCAATCCTGCTTTCATCCTATAATATTTTATGGCGCTTATTGTACCTTTATGGTATTGACTATCAATGTCTTGAATAAGTTCTTTATTAAAATCATCGAAATACTGCTTGAATTCAGGATCAGAGAATAAAACATTATCAAGTTCCTGTCCCATCAGTGATTGTGGAATAATATAGTTAACCGATATTGTTGGAAAATCGGATGTTGCTGTTGTAGCATTGATAATTGTCGTTGCTTTTACCCCATATGATGGAGTTGCGATGATAGAAATTGCTGCTACGGCCCCAGTTGCATAATTTACATAAATATTTGACGGGATATTTTTCATGGCGATCTCCAGATAGGCATCTCACCTGATAAATATATTTTCTGTAAGCTGTAGATATACTCTATGTACCTTTTCAATACTATATCTTTCCATCCTGGGTCGCTGTTCCAAAAATAGTATGCAAGATACAAATAGACATTGTCCCCTAATTCAGTGTCAAAAAAGTAAATAATCCTGAAATGAGTTGATATATCCGAATCTTCCCACGGAATAAGCTTGCCTCGCATGATTTTATGTCTGATTAATTTATATTCTCTGTGATAACGTTCTAACAGGACAAACATTAATATTAGTGATTGTTTTGCCGGTTGGATCGAGTTCCAACCATTTTATAAGAGAGTATAATCTGGTGGCAGTTTTTTTGTCTTTTTGAGATAATTTTATAATCAAATCACCAACGGATGGATGACCAAGTAATTTAATTCCATTCATAAAATATACCATTATTGGTATGTTGTCAATATATTTTTAAAATTTTCAAGATTTTAAATCAATATTTCATAAATCGCTTGAATTATATGCAAAAATTTCGAGAGAATATTTTTTGTAACAAAAAACAATAGTAAGCGACTAATATAAATATTTTTTCTATACAAAATATACTGATATTTAAATCCAACGAGTCAAAAATTAAACGCCTTCGGCTATCGATCACTGCACAGAGAGCTAAATGGGCACATTGCGCAGCTTTCCGATGGTCTTGGGGTATCATTGCCGGCAGTTATGGACGCGATCGTTTCCGTGAGAACATCGGAAATCTCGCCGAGCATGGCCTCATCACAGGGAATTTCACGGGCGACGCCGTGAGAGAGGAAATAGAGCACAAGCCGGTCGGGGATGACATATTCCGCCCGGCGGAGCGCAAGCGCATATATCCCAAGC from bacterium carries:
- a CDS encoding alpha/beta hydrolase family protein translates to MASKRMVSRRQFVHIGAAVMGGLPVAGHVSESFSNQNTSTDSGAGMLQKNELSVIGLYGPWAASLTEGKLPAFSLRSGKWTEIEVWRKAARQCLEGRLAIPDIGGLPKVTVRNKYSFDGLYVEELSWQLPYGRPTEAIVLKPMNAKGRLPGILAFHDHGGKKYFGTRKIIRTTEKLHPLIEEHQHEYYGDRAWANEIARRGYVVLVSDAFPFGSRRVMPGDVPEPVRQGLTDDNPENPDNITAYNQWSSDHESVMAKSLFCAGTTWPGVFFAEDRKALDILCARDDVDADRIGCGGLSGGGMRTVFMGGLDSRIKCAVCVGFMTTWKDFLLNKSFTHTWMTYVPILPHELDFPEILGLRVPSPTLVLNDSDDFLYTLPEMKRADSILREVYTRAGADDRYHCSYYPGEHKFDVPMQEEAFNWFDRWLKA
- a CDS encoding helix-turn-helix transcriptional regulator, translating into MKNIPSNIYVNYATGAVAAISIIATPSYGVKATTIINATTATSDFPTISVNYIIPQSLMGQELDNVLFSDPEFKQYFDDFNKELIQDIDSQYHKGTISAIKYYRMKAGLTQYELAKIIGDSQSHISRWENIKRPNISSKNLSAIAKALNVPMEELLNGYRDK